Genomic segment of Fibrobacter sp. UWEL:
ACCCATGCGATAAGCAGGGCGAAAACAGCAACACCAATAGCTACGAAAGGAATCCAGTGGGCTTCCGGCAACATCATCAGCTGGGGAACGCGAAGCTTACCCGGCGTAAAGAAGTGCTCGAAGAGACCCTTTGCAGCAATACCGCTCAACAGGGAAGGTACTGCAAGAATTGCAATCGGCAATGTCATTGCGAAATCTTCGTGGACATGACCTTCTTCGACGGCGTGGCAACGGGGCTTGCCGTGGAATGCCAGGAAGAACAGACGGAACATGTAGAATGTGGTCAGTCCGCTGGTAAGAAGTGCCAGGCCGAATACAACGTAGTGCTTACCCTGGAAGGCAGCAAGAATGATTTCATCCTTGGAGAAGAATCCAGAGAAGGGAGGAATGCCGGAGATTGCCAGGATGGAAATCAAGGCGCAGATGTAAGTGATGGGCATCTTCTTGCGGAGACCGCCCATGGCGTCAAGATCGTTGGTATGAACCTGATGGATCAAGCTACCTGCAATCAAGAACAAGCTGCACTTAAAGAAGGCGTGGGTAAAGATGTGGAAGGTAGATGCGGTCCAACCGGTGGTGAATACGGCATCACCAATCTTACAAGTACCCAGGGCGAACATCATGTAACCCAGCTGGGACAGTGTTGAATAAGCCAGAATACGCTTGATATCCTTCTGGGTGCAAGCGATGACAGCGGCAAATACCATGGTAAATGCGCCTACCCACATAATGAGAGTGAGGGAATCACCGCAAACGGCGAAGAAGGGGAACAGACGGGCTACCAGGTAAACACCTGCCACCACCATGGTTGCACTATGGATGATGGAGGAAACCGGAGTAGGACCTTCCATTGCATTGGGAAGCCAAATGTGCATGGGGAACATGGCGGACTTACCCCAGCCACCGGTAAAGATCAACACGGCGCCGATGGTCAGTGCGGTTGCCTTGCTCACGGACATAATGCCCAAATTAATGGTCTGGTCGGCGAACATGCCAAGTGCGATGCCATTCAGACTTCCGAAATCAAAGGTCTGGACCACATAGCTGACCAATACGATACCCAGCAGGAAGAAACTGTCAGCGAAGCGGGTCAAGATGAAGGCCTGCTTGGAAGCGCTTACTGCAGAAGGCTTGTGGTACCAGAAGCCAATGAGAAGGTAGCTGGATACACCCACCAGTTCCCAGAAGATGAACATCTGGAAAAGGTTGGTTGCGGCTACCAGGCCCAGCATGCTAAAGCTAAAGAGGGAGAGCAGCGCGAAGAATCGTCCTTCGGCGCGGTCTCCGCGCATATAGCCAACGCTGTAGATGTTTACCATGAACGCGATGAACGTCACTACCACCAGCATCATGATGGAAAG
This window contains:
- the nuoL gene encoding NADH-quinone oxidoreductase subunit L yields the protein MTNTSISYLIFLMPLLTFVINGLFLGKRSAKGAAALAITLNGIAFISALTLAVSYFTTGVAPQKVIAFEVPFLKFAESFVANIGLLVDPLSIMMLVVVTFIAFMVNIYSVGYMRGDRAEGRFFALLSLFSFSMLGLVAATNLFQMFIFWELVGVSSYLLIGFWYHKPSAVSASKQAFILTRFADSFFLLGIVLVSYVVQTFDFGSLNGIALGMFADQTINLGIMSVSKATALTIGAVLIFTGGWGKSAMFPMHIWLPNAMEGPTPVSSIIHSATMVVAGVYLVARLFPFFAVCGDSLTLIMWVGAFTMVFAAVIACTQKDIKRILAYSTLSQLGYMMFALGTCKIGDAVFTTGWTASTFHIFTHAFFKCSLFLIAGSLIHQVHTNDLDAMGGLRKKMPITYICALISILAISGIPPFSGFFSKDEIILAAFQGKHYVVFGLALLTSGLTTFYMFRLFFLAFHGKPRCHAVEEGHVHEDFAMTLPIAILAVPSLLSGIAAKGLFEHFFTPGKLRVPQLMMLPEAHWIPFVAIGVAVFALLIAWVLYASPKANIDRALDDVNRGSIYKTIYHKFYFDEMYYCVVRQFLIGGIARVARFIQDYIVEGIVAFVVWFIHRLGDLVRQAQGGHLTFYLGTLIVGVILWRFIGHLPF